Within Gouania willdenowi chromosome 24, fGouWil2.1, whole genome shotgun sequence, the genomic segment gcaagttcattttttcaggaagtttactttgatcgcCTGGCGTGTCATGTTTCGACTGCTGAACTGCAGTCTTCCTCAggggcgtctgctgattgctttgatgtgttgaTAAgttaaataacttatttaactTTGATAAGTTCTGAACTGGGACAATGCAACAACTTATAAGGACACGTCAacgcgatcagcagacgcctctgaggaagactgctgttcagcagctgaaacaaaacaggagatcaaagtaaacttcctgaaaaaaaagttgtctgaataaatgacacCTTTACatatgaaaatgtttattttcttaatGTTAGTAAATAATTTACTATATTAAGGTGATTATAAACTGTAAAGCAATTCATTTATAGATATGTTCATGTAATGATGGCTTTCCAAATGTTAAATGAGAATAAACgagctacatttttttttcatcaatgcTTTGTTTATAACTGAGAcagccactagggggcactgTGTCTAAGGTTATATTCTCATGCTGAAGCTCTGCTTTGTTAAAAGTTCCAGATTTCTTTGAAGACAGCCTCCCTCCCCCGGCTCAGGCCTACCTAAAGGTCTGCTCTGCTGTGTCTGAAGCCAGCCTGAACGATGTGAAGCCCAGCAGTCCACCAGCGATCCTGGCTTCTCCATCATCCGGCACCACAGTGCAGCGCAGAAGCGTTCTCCACACTGAGATTGTGAGTCTCCAGCTGATTTTCTCAGTCACAACAAATGATGTGTTTACAGATATCGTACAGCTCagtgttttttcaaccttggggtcgccagaaatgtctagtaattactgattaaaaatatatgtattgcTAGTTTTTTTCACCTCAAGCTCAGATATGGGCAACAGGAAGCTCGGGGGCCACATACGGCCcacggtctaattttgtgtgaccctccccccaaagtaaatgaacaaaatgattggaagaaacacacacaaaaatataaagcacaaataacagattcatttacaaaatgacaacaaaaatacatgaaatgaattgaaaaacatacaattacagaaaaatacacaaaaggacaacacatttacacaaaaaaaaacctaaatgtgaacagaaacacactaaattacacaaaagttgCACATGGTGACTAAAAAATAGACAAGAATGTATGAATTGagaacaagaatacacaaaatgattaaaagacaTGCAAAATTAAGGCAACTACaaaaaagtaacacaaaaaTATCTCAAATGTGAACagacatacacaaaattaaccgaaagttgcacaagacgacaagaaatacacaaaataacagaaaacacacatgcacaaaatgatttaaagaaacatgtaaaattaaggaaaaaacacaaaaaaaaaaaaaaaaataacacagaaatatatcaaatgtgaacagaaatacacaaaattaaccgaAAGTTACACAAGActacaagaaatacacaaaataacatgcagagaaatgtatgaattgagaacaaaaatacacaaaaagatttaaagaaacttaaaagaaaattaaagaaaaaaaaaacaaaaagacaacaaaagtaacacaaaaatatataaaatgtgaacagaaatacacaaaataacagagaaatttaTGAATTGAGaacaaaatacgcaaaatgcgTCAGACACATACAaaattaattactaattaaaaacatatattcaaatttttttaattaataaattcttatattatttttaaaattcaaaaatgacCATCTTAAACAACcctattctatactttcactttctcaaatataaatctagttcaaataaaacacagtataaaaatatctgcgctctttggggtcaccagaaatgtgtgatattgaaatggggtcacgatccaaaaagggTTGGGAACCAGTGGATTTGCTCTTACAATACTAATGTTTCCCCATTCTCGTCACATTTTCTGCTCCAATCAAACACATCCTCCATTCTGTCCCAAACAGACGAAATGGCAGGACAATCGTATGTCGACGAAGCAGGTGACCATCACGGTGACACAGAGCATCCACCAGGTGGACAAGAACGGTAAAGTGAAGAAGTCCCTGACCACCTATGAAGTGATGAAACCAGTGGAGACTCTGAAACCTGTGGCGTCACCAAACACCTGATAGCAGCACAggtggaagaagaagaacctgcAAGAACCTTTCATGGAAAATGGAAAACCCTTTACAGTTCAGAGGCAGAAGAACGAGAGGAGTGGGACTCAAACAGGGGTTTTCTCTTTGTATTGGGTttttattgttggtttctttttttttactgtactttGGCCTTGTAGCAGCACATAGCACCCAACAGTACTGACACTGTAACAGAGGAACCAACTCAACTCTGAGCTGCTATACTGTACACCTTTAATATGTGCATAAAGCTATAGTAACTATGtattttcaaaatgacaaataagtGGAATGTAGAAACATTTGTTATTAGTCACTGATACTGTTGCTTACTTAATGAAAGTTGACTCAGGTGAGTGAAAGTGAAAGTCATGTTTGCACTATTTCAGGTGAAGTAGGTAAAAACGAgttgttttgatgttgtttaaacattacagtgttgttttttttacatattattgtgtattttctagaTAATTGGccttttatataaaaaaattacatctaCAGTTACATCATTGAGGAAGTTTGACATCCGTGCCCTTTGACCTCAGCGTCAGCTTGGAACCAAAGGCGTGTGGATCTGTTTGAGATGGTCGTATCGCGTCTGTCCTGAGCGATATATCGGCTCCTCCCTATCCATCCACTTTTTCGCACAGAACTCTGGAAAGAAGAAGCTGATTTCTTTTTGCGCCGACTCGGCAGAATCTGCGGAAAatgaacatacattttttttagtttgccCTAGAGTAAACTGTAAATATGTGCATGCTCTTTTAGTTTGGGCCATGTttgaactagggctgggcaatatatcaagattcaaggtatatttcttttttggcgatatagaaaattacggtattaccaaaaacaatatatttttacagCGTATTTTGTACTAAAAGACTTGTATTAGTTTTGCATCAGCAGATTTAacacagaattgtctttctataACCCCCAATTTTCACTGGATGCGgatccgctgcgttacgtctgcGCTACGCCGCCGGAGCTGATCGGTTTCACTTTAGTCTATGCGTTAGTTTCCAGCGGCTCCGCTGCGCTGCGTATCTGCTCCGTCCCAGCTGCGACAGTCCGGAGCCCTCCGGCAGAGATACgggacttctatttctggcggatgcGGGAGCACGACGCTACAACTCAGCACTGAGCAAACACAGTTGAACGGGAAGTTAAGCACatactaaacattaaaacatccggttacttttcaaaataaaacacttcagatcatatttcatgacattgtctcttctctgttggctgtcgctaaaaaatgtggctaggacaacaacaacaaaaggtcaactttatattttaatacatttaaacatgtaacaaacaaaagaagctgtgaaactaaataatgtaatatatacatatgtctGAAAAGTGTTCATGTGCTTCCCTGTCACCCCTTTATcgctatttatttatctttattcatttatgtttACTCTCCTTTCTCtctgtttgtatttattgtctAATTATATATGTCATTCAATCTATTTCCATGGCTCTATTATCCACATAAATGCCCGTCTGTATCTGTACTTGTTTGTGAATattgctgcactttattattgtatatgtcaTTGCAATtcactacttaaaaaaaaaaaaaaaagtttgtaacacttcctttaaagcagaactaagtaactttttcaccttaataaatccttctcgtagtccctgtgagggtaatagaagtgtttatggggtgattggggggtctttcattcattctttcatttgAACAATTTTATTGTCGTATTGATGCTCTTTCCCTTCTTATTTATTGCAATGACTCTAAATTAGAGGAAAACCAGGTATCTGcgtctttaaaacaaatcccatcgTTGTGCACCTTTGCGTTCTGCGTATACAGTAACAAATGATAGCTGATTGTGGTTTGCACGCCTTAGGTAAGACAATAAGGGTTAAAAACATGTTGGTAAATTTAGGGTTTGTGGTTATAAATCTTGTGTgacaaactcgaggcccggggaccaaatccggccttttagagcatccaatgtgtTCCataagagaaagtaaaaaaaaaaaagtgaattacTGTGTAAAtacattaccaaataattcagttatagatatctcagtgccttaaaatacacacatttaatgaaactccactatATTTGCTGCACTcagttttcttgtgtttttattacgttaatttttttttaatcgcaaattgtggaaaaaagctatcaattttttcctttttttttttaatccggcAATTAATCAAATAATCACACAAAATTCCTTTAAATTACTCAAAATTTTATCACAAAATCAGATAATTTAGAGGTTAGCATTcttcagggactgatatctgtcatgtattgcttggatattgtcggtacCTGtactttacatactgtatagatcatttacatgtggaagtgcaaatgAGGGCACATTTTTTGGCGCActtagatcaaactgctccatatttggcccctgagtaaagtgagtttgacacccctgtttggTTTGTCATTCTGTACCTGAACCATGAGCTGTATTCCGTGTATCCGTCAGTCCAAACTGGGCCCTGACAGAGGTGGGGGACGTGTATCTGGCTCTGAACACTTTAGTGGGGCCCATCAGTTCCCTCCACTGCTGTATGGCATCCTCCCTCGCTAGGACGTACGCTCGCATGGGGCCACTGGGAAAAGAAGGTCATAAATCACAGTTAAATATTATCAGGCAGTCGTTGTCTGCATCAGACGCTGAGAAGCTAGCTGCGTTGACTGTGACCACGGTTGGGGtttattctaattgtaattgtgtaattgattacaattatggcataattatgattgtaattttaaaaatctgttgataTCTTGATCgtagttaaattgtaattgagttcagataattgactttgtcattgtaattgccataaagattctattaaaattgtcaattagaattaaacgcaaacctggggaaccatgttacagttctatgtacagttctacacatatgtagttaacaatttttaaaatatgtttcatatcaagctttcccacattttaccatttaaaaaaacatggaaatctaggtgtatactgacacaaaaaaagctgacacccacaccaaaagtattaaaacctatattttaattgattaggaagcctgacgaggtaaccaatagataggaaagaaataagttgatagatatttgtttttaacgtattttacagctgatttaggatgcggtagcataagagatgctcacagaaagctaacacaagaggaaaggttcatttttattaggttatttatttcaggctcagcaattgtgattaactgtaattgcactttagtaattgagaatgtaattgtaactgactttctgaggatacaaaaataattttaatttaattgtaattggaataaAAATGCTGGCAACtgtaattgcaattaaattgcaattgaacatgggtaattggaaacataactgtaactgaaaatgtaattgactccaaccctgactGTGATGCACATCTGATTGTGAACATGGGagcttttaattaatttaatccaGTCGTTCCAGAACCCCCCCCAGGGAGAGGAACTGGGCCATATATACGCATTCCAGTCCACACAAACCTTAAGTATCAGTTCATCAAACATCCTGACAGTGTATTCTGTTTCACAAACGATCGAGTCGCTGCAGTGGGAGAGACGAAATGGCGACGTACGgtacttaaaaacacatttcctgtGTCTCTGCGGGCTCGCAGCGTGAGGAACGATCGTGAGCAGACAACATGGTGATGTTCAGACTGCTGCTCTGAGGAGACGATGCAGTCTGGCTGTAATTGAAGCTCCTGCTGTGACGCGTCACTGATTTATCGGTGACTTGCTGAGCATGAAATAgtagcttttttgtgtc encodes:
- the nme6 gene encoding nucleoside diphosphate kinase 6 isoform X2 → MEKKGQKSPAFTLKDRTGDGETIMILTSLRLSKVLQLTLAVIKPDAVAHPLMVQALHQKILENNFLIVRCKDLVWRRADSERFYAEHAGRFFYQRLVEFMSSGPMRAYVLAREDAIQQWRELMGPTKVFRARYTSPTSVRAQFGLTDTRNTAHGSDSAESAQKEISFFFPEFCAKKWMDREEPIYRSGQTRYDHLKQIHTPLVPS
- the baalcb gene encoding LOW QUALITY PROTEIN: brain and acute leukemia cytoplasmic protein (The sequence of the model RefSeq protein was modified relative to this genomic sequence to represent the inferred CDS: inserted 2 bases in 1 codon), which translates into the protein MGCGGSRSDALEPRYLESWTKXSESTWLTSTDTNIPLSSIQNIPSENSEGGFVSEKTISPVPDFFEDSLPPPAQAYLKVCSAVSEASLNDVKPSSPPAILASPSSGTTVQRRSVLHTEITKWQDNRMSTKQVTITVTQSIHQVDKNGKVKKSLTTYEVMKPVETLKPVASPNT
- the nme6 gene encoding nucleoside diphosphate kinase 6 isoform X3, with protein sequence MPTSQCSRETIMILTSLRLSKVLQLTLAVIKPDAVAHPLMVQALHQKILENNFLIVRCKDLVWRRADSERFYAEHAGRFFYQRLVEFMSSGPMRAYVLAREDAIQQWRELMGPTKVFRARYTSPTSVRAQFGLTDTRNTAHGSDSAESAQKEISFFFPEFCAKKWMDREEPIYRSGQTRYDHLKQIHTPLVPS
- the nme6 gene encoding nucleoside diphosphate kinase 6 isoform X4; its protein translation is MILTSLRLSKVLQLTLAVIKPDAVAHPLMVQALHQKILENNFLIVRCKDLVWRRADSERFYAEHAGRFFYQRLVEFMSSGPMRAYVLAREDAIQQWRELMGPTKVFRARYTSPTSVRAQFGLTDTRNTAHGSDSAESAQKEISFFFPEFCAKKWMDREEPIYRSGQTRYDHLKQIHTPLVPS
- the nme6 gene encoding nucleoside diphosphate kinase 6 isoform X1, which encodes MGVLCQVWGVWGMEWSEQQLRQPTIMILTSLRLSKVLQLTLAVIKPDAVAHPLMVQALHQKILENNFLIVRCKDLVWRRADSERFYAEHAGRFFYQRLVEFMSSGPMRAYVLAREDAIQQWRELMGPTKVFRARYTSPTSVRAQFGLTDTRNTAHGSDSAESAQKEISFFFPEFCAKKWMDREEPIYRSGQTRYDHLKQIHTPLVPS